A region from the Paraurantiacibacter namhicola genome encodes:
- a CDS encoding cytochrome c oxidase assembly protein has protein sequence MDQNTKTGLIFAGVAAAMLGFGYAAVPLYDMFCRVTGFGGTTQRATLAEADLAAQMGRSAGGQTMSIRFDANTARDMPWTFKPRQATDRVQIGERDIAVYTARNDSDVPVTGTASFNVEPEQAGKYFNKIQCFCFTEQTLQPGQEVAMPVLYYVDPAALDDPNMEGVEQITLSYTFHKSLEQKNVEEGG, from the coding sequence ATGGACCAGAACACCAAGACAGGCCTGATCTTCGCCGGTGTGGCGGCCGCGATGCTGGGGTTCGGTTATGCCGCGGTCCCGCTGTACGACATGTTCTGCCGTGTCACCGGATTTGGCGGCACGACGCAGCGCGCCACGCTGGCCGAGGCAGACCTGGCCGCGCAGATGGGCCGCAGCGCGGGCGGGCAGACCATGTCCATCCGCTTCGATGCGAACACCGCGCGCGACATGCCGTGGACCTTCAAGCCGCGCCAGGCGACCGACCGGGTGCAGATCGGCGAACGCGACATCGCCGTCTATACCGCGCGCAACGACAGCGACGTGCCCGTCACCGGCACGGCCAGCTTCAATGTCGAGCCGGAGCAGGCGGGCAAGTATTTCAACAAGATCCAGTGCTTCTGTTTCACCGAGCAGACGCTGCAGCCGGGCCAGGAAGTGGCCATGCCGGTGCTGTATTACGTCGACCCGGCCGCGCTGGACGATCCCAACATGGAAGGGGTGGAGCAGATCACGCTTAGCTACACCTTTCACAAGTCGCTGGAGCAGAAGAACGTAGAAGAGGGTGGCTAA
- the acpS gene encoding holo-ACP synthase has protein sequence MIIGLGSDLCNIERIQNSLDRFGERFEQRVFTETERAKAAKRPFTKAGTYAKRFAAKEAFSKAVGTGFKRGVFMSDIGVVNAPSGAPTLALAGGAAERLAQMVPDGHEARIHLTLTDDHPWAQAFVIIEAHPLK, from the coding sequence ATGATCATCGGCCTCGGCTCTGACCTGTGCAATATCGAGCGAATCCAGAATTCTCTCGACCGCTTCGGCGAGCGGTTCGAGCAGCGCGTCTTTACCGAGACCGAACGCGCCAAGGCGGCCAAGCGCCCGTTCACCAAAGCCGGGACTTACGCCAAGCGCTTCGCCGCCAAGGAGGCTTTCTCCAAGGCCGTGGGCACGGGTTTCAAGCGCGGCGTCTTCATGTCCGATATCGGCGTGGTCAACGCCCCCAGCGGCGCGCCCACCCTCGCCCTTGCCGGAGGGGCGGCAGAGCGGCTTGCGCAAATGGTGCCGGATGGGCATGAGGCGCGCATTCATCTCACCCTCACCGACGATCATCCATGGGCCCAGGCCTTCGTGATTATCGAGGCCCATCCCCTAAAGTGA
- the ruvX gene encoding Holliday junction resolvase RuvX has protein sequence MIAEIAHEFSGALPDGGVLLGLDLGTKTIGVALCDAGWRFATADKTLERGKFTRDCAKLRDLCAARSVKGIVIGLPRNMDGSEGPRAQSARAYARNLDALGLPILLWDERLSTASAERDLIAQDFSRAKRAERIDSHAAAVILQGAIDAMAGGVI, from the coding sequence ATGATTGCAGAGATCGCGCATGAGTTTTCCGGCGCGCTGCCCGATGGCGGCGTGCTGCTGGGCCTGGACCTGGGCACCAAGACCATTGGCGTGGCGCTGTGCGATGCAGGCTGGCGCTTCGCCACGGCTGACAAGACATTGGAACGCGGCAAGTTCACCCGCGACTGCGCGAAACTGCGCGACCTGTGCGCGGCGCGCAGCGTGAAGGGCATCGTGATTGGCCTGCCCCGCAACATGGATGGCAGCGAAGGCCCCCGCGCCCAGAGCGCCCGCGCCTATGCCCGCAACCTCGATGCGCTGGGCCTGCCGATCCTGCTGTGGGACGAGCGCCTCTCCACCGCCAGCGCAGAGCGCGACCTGATCGCCCAGGACTTCAGCCGCGCCAAACGCGCCGAACGCATCGACAGCCATGCCGCCGCCGTGATCCTGCAAGGCGCGATCGATGCGATGGCAGGCGGGGTGATCTAG
- the lepB gene encoding signal peptidase I codes for MADQSQPESPQPAPPGSLDGAHGNGTPAPEDETQQINWWVELRGLALMLLCVLAFHTFVAKPFYIPSASMTPTLLVGDRLVVSKYPYGWSWVSASFHVLPRADWRLSAATPEYGDIVIAVPPDRKEDYIKRVVALPGDRVAMIDGRLILNGKAVKRELEAPARIPVDHHLCDGSPCLEMFDDYRVTLEDGTEVYEPPTYRETLPNGASYRIIDHRDIAPDNFAERTVPEGHVFMLGDNRDHSADSRVPAGEFSGGLGGPVDLADVGGRAEIITFSLDGSTGWNPATWWPSLRTGRAWSSLRPPILNPQRQGETPQ; via the coding sequence ATGGCCGACCAGAGCCAGCCAGAATCGCCGCAACCCGCACCGCCCGGATCGCTTGATGGCGCCCACGGCAATGGCACGCCTGCGCCGGAGGACGAGACGCAGCAGATCAACTGGTGGGTGGAGCTGCGCGGCCTGGCGCTGATGCTGCTCTGCGTATTGGCCTTCCACACCTTCGTGGCCAAGCCCTTCTATATCCCCAGCGCCAGCATGACGCCGACCCTGCTGGTGGGCGACCGGCTGGTGGTGAGCAAATATCCCTATGGCTGGAGCTGGGTCTCGGCCAGCTTCCACGTGCTGCCGCGCGCGGACTGGCGGCTGAGCGCGGCGACGCCCGAATATGGCGACATCGTGATCGCCGTTCCGCCGGACCGGAAGGAAGATTACATCAAGCGCGTGGTCGCCCTGCCGGGTGACCGTGTGGCGATGATCGACGGGCGGCTGATCCTGAACGGCAAGGCCGTGAAGCGCGAGCTGGAAGCACCGGCCCGCATCCCCGTGGACCACCATCTGTGCGATGGCTCTCCCTGCCTCGAGATGTTCGACGATTACCGCGTCACGCTGGAAGACGGCACCGAGGTATATGAACCGCCAACCTACCGCGAGACGCTGCCCAATGGCGCTAGCTACCGGATCATCGACCACCGCGACATTGCGCCGGACAATTTCGCGGAGCGGACCGTGCCCGAGGGCCATGTCTTCATGCTGGGCGACAACCGCGACCATTCCGCTGACAGCCGCGTGCCCGCAGGCGAGTTTTCCGGCGGCCTTGGCGGTCCGGTGGACCTGGCCGATGTGGGTGGACGCGCGGAAATCATCACCTTTTCGCTCGACGGCAGCACTGGCTGGAACCCGGCGACATGGTGGCCAAGCTTGCGCACGGGCCGCGCTTGGAGCAGCCTGCGCCCGCCGATCCTGAATCCGCAGCGGCAGGGGGAAACACCGCAATGA
- a CDS encoding AI-2E family transporter produces the protein MTDKPEAQENHDHDGEEPLGASPTYIESPKLRFEAQRALIWVAVVGIAMLAVYISQSLLVIFGALVFAAMIDGGARLLERVLPVGRMIRIIIVLALTTAFFIWLSLFAGSQISQQAAEFPSIVNKQLGATVEWLQARGFAISTDNIESIAGQLVSGVGTVTKAIGGIFGGLATLFLIMIIGIYIAVEPRLYERGVEWMVPKKHRSDLLVTLDEMAFTMRRLMAGRLVGMLFEGIFTWAMLAWYGVPMAALLGILTGLLAFIPNIGAVISGVLMVLVGFSGGTDMGLYTIFVYFLVQVFDGYVVIPLIAKKTVDLAPALVLGAQLIFGILFGILGLFLADPLMAMLKVALERRSETAEEDAKSKTEGQLVGT, from the coding sequence ATGACCGACAAGCCTGAAGCGCAGGAAAACCATGACCACGACGGCGAAGAGCCGCTGGGCGCCTCCCCCACTTACATCGAAAGCCCGAAACTGCGCTTCGAGGCGCAAAGGGCGCTGATCTGGGTGGCTGTGGTGGGGATCGCCATGCTGGCGGTATACATCTCGCAATCGCTGCTGGTGATCTTTGGTGCGCTGGTCTTCGCGGCCATGATCGATGGCGGCGCGCGGCTGCTGGAGCGCGTCCTGCCCGTGGGGCGCATGATCCGCATCATCATCGTCCTTGCGCTGACGACTGCCTTCTTCATCTGGCTCAGCCTGTTTGCAGGCTCGCAAATATCGCAGCAGGCGGCCGAATTTCCCAGTATCGTCAACAAGCAGCTGGGGGCGACCGTCGAGTGGCTGCAGGCACGCGGCTTTGCCATCAGCACCGACAATATCGAATCCATCGCCGGCCAGCTGGTCAGCGGTGTGGGCACGGTGACCAAGGCGATTGGCGGCATCTTTGGCGGGCTTGCCACGCTGTTCCTGATCATGATCATCGGCATCTACATCGCCGTGGAGCCGCGCCTGTACGAACGCGGCGTCGAATGGATGGTCCCCAAGAAGCACCGCAGCGACCTGCTGGTCACGCTGGACGAGATGGCCTTCACCATGCGCCGCCTGATGGCAGGGCGACTGGTCGGCATGCTGTTCGAGGGGATTTTCACCTGGGCCATGCTGGCCTGGTACGGCGTGCCGATGGCGGCCTTGCTGGGAATCCTGACCGGCCTGCTGGCCTTCATCCCCAATATCGGCGCGGTAATATCGGGCGTGCTGATGGTGTTGGTCGGCTTCTCCGGCGGCACGGACATGGGGCTCTACACCATCTTCGTCTATTTCCTGGTGCAGGTGTTCGACGGGTACGTCGTTATCCCGCTCATCGCCAAGAAGACGGTTGACCTCGCCCCCGCACTGGTGCTGGGCGCGCAGCTGATCTTCGGCATCCTGTTCGGCATCCTCGGCCTGTTCCTGGCCGATCCGCTGATGGCCATGCTGAAAGTTGCGCTGGAGCGCCGCAGCGAGACGGCCGAGGAAGACGCGAAAAGCAAAACAGAAGGTCAGCTAGTTGGCACGTAA
- a CDS encoding DUF3089 domain-containing protein produces MARKFLYFVAFCIIAAIAGLFALNLFQDDLTRMAFVPDEEFVEQAALEPNAYEGFDLWYARPGKAGDDITRYQPQFEETGEGEGDPASSAQGRAAMGEEPDAGPASDELAAPRFAVFFVHPTSFIDRDKWNAPLGDEATESRSRLIIKAMASPFNRAAEIWAPKYRQATAGAFLTDEPEAQMALDSAYRDVEQAFDIFLEQADPSLPIVLAGHSQGGWHILQLLREKVAGTPVESRIAMVYPIGWPVSVTYDLPALPLPACDRPDQPACILTWSSFAEPADAGMIMKRYSATPGFTGEPRGDSPILCVNPITGIRGSAASAEENLGTLVPNESLTDGALVRAAVPARCDEDGLLLIGDPPDLGPGVLPGNNYHVYDIMLFWRNLQVDVERRLRAREGSAGTAAGA; encoded by the coding sequence TTGGCACGTAAGTTCCTTTATTTCGTCGCATTCTGCATCATCGCCGCGATAGCCGGCCTGTTTGCGCTGAACCTGTTCCAGGATGACCTGACGCGCATGGCCTTTGTGCCGGACGAGGAATTCGTGGAGCAGGCCGCGCTGGAGCCGAATGCTTATGAGGGCTTCGACCTGTGGTATGCTCGCCCCGGCAAGGCGGGCGACGATATCACGCGTTACCAGCCGCAATTCGAGGAGACCGGCGAGGGCGAGGGCGACCCCGCCTCATCTGCACAGGGCCGCGCTGCAATGGGCGAGGAACCTGATGCAGGCCCAGCCTCGGACGAACTGGCCGCACCGCGCTTCGCCGTGTTCTTCGTTCACCCCACCAGCTTCATCGACCGGGACAAATGGAACGCCCCGCTCGGCGACGAGGCGACGGAAAGCCGCTCGCGCCTGATCATCAAGGCCATGGCCAGCCCGTTCAACCGGGCGGCGGAAATCTGGGCCCCGAAATATCGGCAGGCCACGGCCGGCGCCTTCCTGACGGACGAGCCGGAAGCGCAGATGGCACTGGACTCCGCTTATCGCGACGTGGAGCAGGCCTTCGATATCTTCCTGGAACAAGCGGACCCTTCGCTGCCGATCGTGCTGGCAGGCCATAGCCAGGGTGGCTGGCACATCCTGCAACTGCTGCGAGAGAAAGTGGCCGGCACGCCGGTCGAGAGCCGCATTGCCATGGTCTATCCCATCGGCTGGCCGGTTTCGGTGACTTACGACTTGCCGGCCCTGCCCCTGCCCGCCTGCGACCGCCCCGACCAGCCCGCCTGCATTTTGACATGGTCCAGCTTCGCCGAACCGGCCGATGCCGGCATGATTATGAAACGCTATTCCGCGACGCCCGGCTTCACCGGCGAGCCGCGCGGGGACAGCCCGATCCTGTGCGTCAATCCGATAACCGGCATTCGCGGCAGCGCAGCCAGCGCGGAAGAGAACCTTGGCACGCTGGTCCCGAACGAGAGCCTGACCGATGGCGCCCTCGTCCGCGCAGCCGTGCCTGCCCGCTGCGATGAGGACGGCCTCCTGCTGATCGGCGATCCGCCGGACCTTGGCCCCGGCGTGCTGCCGGGCAACAATTACCACGTCTATGACATCATGCTGTTCTGGCGGAACCTGCAGGTGGATGTGGAGCGCCGCCTGCGCGCGCGTGAAGGCAGTGCGGGCACCGCGGCGGGCGCATGA
- the pyrE gene encoding orotate phosphoribosyltransferase encodes MTDEEVLAEFRTAGALLEGHFVLSSGLHSSHYLQCARVLMNAERAGLLARALCQKIPREVRSQVDVVVSPAMGGLIIGHEMGRTLEKDAIFLERPTGTFELRRGFRLEEGAKVLMVEDVVTTGLSSREAIEAVAREGGEVLAEVALVDRSGGEADLGVPFYPLIELHIPTYADDEVPEDLAAIPVTKPGSRK; translated from the coding sequence GTGACGGATGAAGAGGTTCTGGCGGAGTTTCGCACCGCCGGCGCATTGCTGGAAGGCCATTTCGTGCTCTCCTCCGGACTCCATTCCAGCCACTACCTGCAGTGCGCGCGCGTGCTGATGAATGCGGAACGGGCCGGCCTGCTGGCCCGGGCGCTGTGCCAGAAAATCCCGCGCGAGGTGCGCAGCCAGGTGGACGTCGTGGTCTCGCCCGCCATGGGCGGCCTTATCATCGGCCATGAAATGGGCCGCACGCTGGAAAAGGACGCCATCTTCCTGGAACGCCCCACGGGCACGTTCGAGCTGCGCCGAGGCTTCCGTCTGGAAGAAGGCGCCAAGGTGCTGATGGTGGAAGACGTGGTCACCACCGGCCTGTCCAGCCGCGAGGCGATCGAGGCCGTGGCGCGCGAAGGCGGCGAAGTGCTGGCCGAAGTCGCCCTGGTGGACCGCAGCGGCGGCGAGGCGGACCTCGGCGTGCCCTTCTACCCGCTGATCGAGCTGCACATCCCGACCTATGCCGATGACGAGGTTCCGGAAGATCTGGCCGCCATCCCTGTGACAAAGCCCGGCAGCCGGAAGTGA
- a CDS encoding pyridoxine 5'-phosphate synthase: MREAREGTLRLGVNIDHVATIRNARGGDHPDPVRAAQIVARCGGDGITAHLREDRRHIRDDDLKRIQDATDLPLNLEMAATEEMLGIALRHAPHAACIVPEKREERTTEGGLDAAGQHNTLVPIVERLKEAGIRVSLFIEASERQLDAAIRLGAPVVEFHTGEYAHAHLDGDRTRISAELKRIADMSALATKNGIEPHAGHGLTYENVQPIAAIPQLAELNIGHYLIGEAVFHGLEPAVLKMRELMDEARG, encoded by the coding sequence GTGAGAGAGGCTCGGGAGGGCACGTTGCGCCTCGGCGTGAACATCGACCACGTCGCGACCATCCGCAATGCGCGGGGCGGCGATCATCCGGATCCGGTGCGCGCGGCGCAGATCGTGGCGCGGTGCGGGGGGGACGGGATTACCGCTCACTTGCGCGAGGACCGCAGGCATATCCGCGACGATGACCTCAAGCGCATCCAGGATGCGACGGACCTGCCGCTCAACCTGGAAATGGCGGCGACGGAGGAGATGCTGGGCATCGCGCTGCGCCATGCGCCGCATGCCGCCTGCATCGTGCCGGAAAAGCGCGAGGAGCGCACGACCGAGGGCGGGCTGGACGCGGCGGGGCAGCACAATACGCTCGTCCCCATCGTGGAGCGGCTGAAGGAGGCGGGCATCCGCGTCAGCCTGTTCATCGAGGCGAGCGAGCGCCAGCTGGACGCCGCGATCCGCCTCGGCGCGCCGGTGGTGGAATTCCACACCGGCGAATATGCCCACGCGCATCTCGACGGCGATAGGACACGGATCTCGGCCGAACTGAAGCGCATCGCGGACATGTCTGCGCTTGCCACCAAGAATGGCATCGAGCCGCATGCCGGCCACGGTCTCACCTACGAGAACGTCCAGCCCATCGCCGCCATCCCGCAGCTCGCGGAGCTCAATATCGGCCATTACCTGATCGGCGAGGCGGTGTTCCATGGGTTGGAGCCGGCCGTGCTGAAGATGCGCGAACTGATGGACGAGGCGAGAGGTTGA
- the coxB gene encoding cytochrome c oxidase subunit II: MTLGEIARKHLNFLGIMAALGLLAAPVSAMAANPQSLEGVPNPIEMTAEENAADPTISAVEAAEGTTGETVTTDAASGYTPLGPDMIKGQPVSAEDDLLGSMTFQPQFTDIGDDALFMHDIILMPIITFISLFVLGLLLWVIVKYRRKANPVPSKTSHNTLIEVIWTIVPVLILVVIAVPSISLLAKQYKSPPEDALTIKVTGYQWYWGYTYPDNGDFEVISNMMDEGEALAKNLPPQLAVDNRMVVPVGEPLRLQISGADVIHSFAIPSLWFKMDAVPGRLNEKTLTIKEPGIYYGQCMELCGARHGYMPIAIEAVPRAQFEAWVRGQPGGTVGEAAEDAAPITETELPGLQQPESAVEDAPGAGLPPTEDTSPTT, encoded by the coding sequence ATGACCCTTGGCGAAATCGCCCGCAAGCACCTGAATTTCCTCGGCATTATGGCCGCGCTCGGCCTACTGGCCGCGCCGGTTTCCGCCATGGCGGCGAATCCGCAGTCGCTTGAAGGCGTGCCCAATCCGATCGAGATGACGGCAGAGGAAAACGCTGCCGATCCGACGATCTCCGCTGTCGAGGCGGCCGAAGGCACGACGGGCGAGACCGTCACCACCGATGCCGCATCGGGCTACACCCCGCTCGGCCCGGACATGATCAAGGGCCAGCCGGTCTCCGCAGAGGATGACCTGCTGGGCTCCATGACGTTCCAGCCGCAGTTCACGGACATCGGTGATGATGCGCTGTTCATGCATGATATCATCCTGATGCCGATCATCACCTTCATCAGCCTGTTCGTGCTTGGCCTGCTGCTGTGGGTGATCGTCAAATATCGCCGCAAGGCAAATCCGGTCCCCTCCAAGACCAGCCACAACACGCTGATCGAGGTAATCTGGACCATCGTGCCCGTGCTGATCCTGGTGGTCATCGCCGTGCCTTCGATCAGCCTGCTGGCGAAGCAGTACAAGAGCCCGCCGGAAGACGCGCTGACGATCAAGGTCACCGGCTACCAGTGGTACTGGGGCTATACCTATCCCGACAATGGCGACTTCGAAGTCATCTCCAACATGATGGATGAAGGCGAAGCGCTGGCAAAGAACCTGCCGCCGCAGCTGGCGGTGGACAATCGCATGGTCGTGCCGGTGGGTGAGCCGCTGCGCCTGCAGATTTCCGGCGCGGACGTGATCCACTCCTTCGCCATCCCGTCGCTCTGGTTCAAGATGGATGCCGTTCCCGGCCGCCTCAACGAAAAGACGCTGACGATCAAGGAGCCGGGCATCTATTACGGCCAGTGCATGGAGCTGTGCGGTGCCCGCCACGGTTACATGCCGATCGCCATCGAAGCCGTGCCGCGCGCGCAGTTCGAGGCGTGGGTGCGCGGCCAGCCGGGTGGCACGGTTGGCGAAGCTGCCGAAGATGCAGCGCCGATCACCGAGACGGAACTGCCGGGGCTGCAACAGCCCGAAAGCGCGGTGGAAGATGCTCCGGGTGCGGGCCTGCCGCCCACCGAAGACACTTCGCCCACCACCTGA
- the ctaD gene encoding cytochrome c oxidase subunit I, whose protein sequence is MATTADTLQAHGEAHHDHHDADHKPGFFARWFMSTNHKDIGTLYLIFAIIAGIVGGAISGLMRLELAEPGLQWLGSMVEFMGGEGTFDEQGHMWNVLITAHGLIMVFFMVMPAMIGGFGNWFVPLMIGAPDMAFPRMNNISFWLTVAGFLSLIFSAFVPGGTGMGAGTGWTVYAPLSTTGSVGPAVDFGIFALHLAGAASIMGAINFITTIFNMRAPGMTLHKMPLFVWSVLVTAFLLLLALPVLAAAITMLLTDRNFQTTFFNASGGGDPVLYQHLFWFFGHPEVYIMILPGFGMISQIVATFSRKPVFGYLGMAYAMVAIGVVGFIVWAHHMYTVGLDVNTKMYFTAATMVIAVPTGVKIFSWIATMWGGSISFKSPMVWALGFIFLFTVGGVTGVVLANGGIDDNLHDSYYVVAHFHYVLSLGAVTAIFAGWYYWFPKMFGRWHSEFLAHLHFWVFFIGVNVIFFPMHFLGMQGMPRRYPDFTPAYAYWNEIASWGYVIMGASMVIFFVNVFYGLFAGRKAEGNYWGEGATTLEWSLSSPPPFHQFETLPVIEEHHTADDHISGKPATA, encoded by the coding sequence ATGGCTACCACCGCAGACACCCTCCAGGCCCACGGCGAGGCGCATCACGATCATCATGATGCGGACCACAAGCCGGGCTTTTTCGCCCGCTGGTTCATGTCCACGAACCACAAGGACATCGGTACGCTGTACCTGATCTTCGCGATTATCGCGGGTATCGTCGGCGGTGCGATTTCCGGCCTGATGCGCCTTGAACTGGCCGAACCGGGCCTGCAGTGGCTCGGCTCAATGGTGGAATTCATGGGCGGCGAAGGCACCTTCGACGAACAGGGCCACATGTGGAACGTGCTGATCACGGCGCACGGCCTGATCATGGTGTTCTTCATGGTCATGCCCGCCATGATCGGCGGCTTCGGCAACTGGTTTGTCCCGCTGATGATCGGCGCGCCGGACATGGCGTTCCCGCGCATGAACAACATCTCGTTCTGGCTGACGGTGGCAGGCTTCCTGTCGCTGATCTTCAGCGCCTTCGTGCCGGGCGGCACGGGCATGGGCGCGGGTACGGGCTGGACGGTCTATGCCCCGCTTTCCACCACCGGCTCCGTCGGGCCGGCGGTCGACTTCGGCATCTTCGCGCTGCACCTTGCAGGCGCGGCGTCGATCATGGGCGCGATCAACTTCATCACCACCATCTTCAACATGCGTGCCCCGGGCATGACGCTGCACAAGATGCCGCTGTTCGTGTGGTCGGTGCTGGTCACCGCCTTCCTGCTGCTGCTGGCGCTGCCGGTGCTGGCCGCTGCCATCACCATGCTGCTGACGGATCGTAACTTCCAGACGACGTTCTTCAACGCGTCGGGCGGCGGCGATCCGGTGCTTTACCAGCACCTGTTCTGGTTCTTCGGCCACCCTGAGGTGTACATCATGATCCTGCCGGGCTTCGGCATGATCAGCCAGATCGTGGCGACCTTCAGCCGCAAGCCGGTGTTCGGCTATCTCGGCATGGCATACGCCATGGTCGCGATCGGCGTGGTCGGCTTCATCGTGTGGGCGCACCACATGTATACCGTGGGCCTGGACGTGAACACGAAGATGTACTTCACGGCCGCCACCATGGTCATCGCGGTGCCGACCGGCGTGAAGATCTTCAGCTGGATCGCCACCATGTGGGGCGGTTCCATCAGCTTCAAGTCGCCCATGGTCTGGGCGCTGGGCTTCATCTTCCTGTTCACCGTCGGCGGTGTGACGGGCGTTGTGCTGGCCAATGGCGGCATCGACGACAACCTTCACGACAGTTACTACGTGGTCGCTCACTTCCACTACGTGCTGTCGCTGGGCGCCGTCACCGCCATCTTCGCGGGCTGGTATTACTGGTTCCCCAAGATGTTCGGCCGCTGGCACTCCGAATTCCTGGCACACCTGCACTTCTGGGTGTTCTTCATCGGCGTGAACGTGATCTTCTTCCCGATGCACTTCCTGGGCATGCAGGGGATGCCGCGCCGTTATCCGGACTTCACCCCCGCTTACGCCTATTGGAACGAGATCGCTTCGTGGGGCTATGTGATCATGGGTGCCAGCATGGTGATCTTCTTTGTGAACGTGTTCTATGGCCTGTTTGCCGGCCGCAAGGCGGAAGGCAATTACTGGGGCGAAGGTGCGACGACGCTGGAATGGAGCCTTTCCAGCCCGCCGCCGTTCCACCAGTTCGAAACGCTTCCCGTGATCGAGGAACACCACACGGCTGACGACCACATCAGCGGCAAGCCGGCCACGGCCTGA
- a CDS encoding heme o synthase gives MQTAPAATNAAPLPAEWRDFFALTKPRVMSLVVFTGLCGLLAAPGSINPVIGFTAILCIAIGAGGAAALNQWWEADIDAGMKRTAARPLPAGRMQRTDARDFGIVLSGASVMVMGLAVNWLSAVILLLSIIYYAVIYTIWLKPRTPQNIVIGGGAGAFPPLIGWVAVTGEITAMPVLLFAIIFMWTPPHFWALALFVKTDYAKVGIPMMPVVKGDTSTRRQILAYSVLLLPLSATPWFIGGTGAIYGVSALLLSGIFLALSLPVAFRRSTENDTMKPEKRLFAWSVLYLFILFAMLVADRLILAEGALS, from the coding sequence ATGCAGACCGCACCCGCCGCAACCAATGCAGCGCCGCTACCGGCAGAATGGCGCGATTTCTTCGCGCTGACGAAGCCGCGCGTGATGAGCCTGGTGGTCTTCACCGGCCTTTGCGGCCTGCTGGCGGCCCCTGGCAGCATCAATCCCGTCATCGGCTTCACCGCTATCCTGTGCATCGCCATCGGCGCTGGCGGCGCCGCCGCGCTGAACCAGTGGTGGGAAGCGGATATCGACGCGGGGATGAAGCGCACAGCCGCGCGGCCCCTGCCTGCCGGACGGATGCAGCGCACCGATGCCCGCGACTTCGGCATCGTCCTGTCCGGCGCATCGGTGATGGTCATGGGGCTGGCGGTGAATTGGCTGTCCGCCGTGATCCTGCTGCTCTCCATCATCTATTACGCGGTCATCTACACTATTTGGCTGAAGCCGCGCACGCCGCAGAACATCGTGATCGGCGGCGGGGCGGGGGCCTTCCCCCCGCTGATCGGCTGGGTGGCCGTGACGGGCGAAATCACGGCCATGCCCGTGCTGCTGTTTGCCATCATCTTCATGTGGACGCCGCCGCATTTCTGGGCGCTCGCCCTGTTTGTGAAGACCGATTACGCCAAGGTCGGCATCCCCATGATGCCGGTGGTGAAGGGCGATACCTCCACCCGCCGTCAGATCCTGGCCTATTCGGTCCTGTTGCTGCCGCTCAGCGCCACGCCGTGGTTCATCGGCGGCACGGGCGCGATCTACGGCGTGTCCGCGCTGCTCCTGTCCGGCATCTTCCTGGCGCTTTCGCTGCCGGTGGCGTTCCGCCGCAGCACGGAAAACGACACGATGAAGCCAGAGAAGCGGTTGTTCGCCTGGTCGGTCTTGTACCTCTTCATCCTGTTCGCCATGTTGGTGGCGGACCGGCTGATCCTCGCCGAAGGAGCCTTGTCATGA